GGAGGAGGGCTTTGAGGTTGAGGAGGATGTGGAGGTAGTGTCCGGACTTTTAAGAGGCATAAAGGGAAAGATTGCGGAGATCAGAAATTCCCGTTATTTGATGCTTGAAGTGGAGGGACTTGGAAAGGCACTGGTAAAGGTAGATATGCGGAGTGTAAAGAAACTAGCCTGATTCGCACGAAAAGAAATTCCTGATTTAACCAGTGAAAGAAATTTTCTTAATCGTATATGAAGAATCAATGCAATAGACAGTTCGGATAAAAACAAAGCCAGATAGCCTGAAATTATCAACTTAAAAGGCCGGCAGTTTCCTCCAGGCCTAATGCGATATTCATGTTCTGGACAGCAGCACCTGATGCGCCTTTGCCAAGGTTGTCGAATCTGGCCATCACTACGATATGCATGTCACTGCCGAACACAAAAAGATCCAGCATGTTGGTTTCATTGCACTTAACGGGAGACAAAAACCCATTATCGAGGATCTGTTCCTGGTCTAAAGGCAACACCCTGATAAAAGGCTCTGAATCGAAATAAGAGGAAAGTACCCCATGCACATCCTCTACCGACACATTCTTCTTTAGCAGTTTTGTATTAAGAGGAATGCTTACTACCATGCCATTATAAAAACTTCCCACAACCGGAAGGAAAAGCGGGGGATCCTGCAAAGCGGTGTATTTCTGCATCTCCGGAATATGCTTATGCCTGAGTGTAAGGGCATAGTGCATAGGTGGTCTGATTTCTTCGGCATTTTGAGGGTCCTGATACCGGGCTATCATCTTTTTCCCCCCGCCACTATACCCGGTCAGAGAATAGCAAACGGCTGGATAATCTTCACCAACTATCCCAGCAGCCCTTAACGGAACCATGGAAATAACAAAACCTGTTGCATGGCACCCCGGGTTGGAAATCCGTTTTGCTGTCCGAAGCACTTCTCTTTGCTCTCTGCTCAATTCAGGCATTCCATACACCCAATCAGGAGCAGTCCTGAAAGCAGTGCTGGCATCGATAACTTTAGTCTTCGGATTGGTTATAAGCGATGAAGATTCTCTTGCGGCCTGGTCTGGAAGACAGAAAATTACAGCATCTGCATTATTAAGAAACTCAGTTTTAGTGGCAATATCTTTTCTTTTTTCTGAGGGAATCTCAAGCAGCTCAATGTCTTTTCTGGGCCTGAGTCTTTCCAGAATTCTAAGCCCGGTTGTCCCTTCCTGACCATCGATAAAAACTGTTGCCATAACATCTCCATCTTGCAATGATAAGCTTTAAAAATCGTATTTTCCGGCGGAAGGGTCAAATGGTTATTCTTGAATATGACAGGATTCTTTTATTTCTCAACAAGTTGTATCTTTTGAAGTGACAAGGAGTTACATGTATACAGTATCGGGGAGAAAAAAATCCGCTTGCGTCTTTTTCCTAAACGGGTTATATTATAAGTACCTCTTATTTTTCCTACCTGCAAGGCCCTCTTGCAGTATTTTGGGTGAAGCGGAAGCGCCGGGTCTCGTACCCGGCGGTTCTTTTTTTAAGACTGTGTACCACAGAACGACAATACGATAGAACGACAACGCGACAACACGAGAGTAAGTACCCAGTTCACCTATGGATCTGGAACAAACGATTCTGGATTATTCTCTAGAGGAAATCTGAGTAGGAACAATCGATATCGATGCCGATGCCGATACCGATATTCGAACCGGACTCACTGAGCAAATCTATTATTCGTTTCTATTATCTTTGGAAACACTTTCCTCCTCGAGGTCGAGTTTCAGAGCCAGAAAGCGCATCAGATCTCTCATGGCGACCATCCCTACCAGTCTTCCTCCATGGTCAACCACCATAAGCCTTGAGCTGCCTGTTCTGTTCATAAGAGAAAGTGCCTTCAGAGCATCTTCATCGATTGAGATAGTATTGTCAGTGGAGCATGGTTTAGCCAGTTCATCAACTGTGTGATGATTCCATTCCTCCCTGGGAATATTCCTGACATCGTTGATATTTACGCATGAAAGAGGTTTGGAATCTTTAACAACCGGGAACATCTTGTAGTGGTACTTGTAGATAAAGTCCTCGACCAGATGATCCACAGTGGTGTCGGCAGCAACTGTAACGGGCTCCTCTTTCATGAATCGTCTCACCGACTCTCCCTCCAGGGCATCCCTGACAAGCACATTCTGGTAGGACATTTTAGAGGCACTTCTGAGAAAAAGCCCGATAAGAGCCCACCAGATTCCCCCTATGAGTCCTCCGCCCAGTACAGAAAACACCCCCAGGAAAATCAGGAAGAGGCCGAAAGCGGAACCGACTCCGGAGGCCACTTTTGTTGCCCAGCGAAGATTTCCTTTCCATCTCCAGAGCACAGAGCGAAATACTCTCCCACCATCAAGAGGAAAAGCCGGAAGCAGATTAAAACCGGCTAAAATAAGGTTGATGGTTCCCAGGTAGCTTAGCACCAGACTTGGAGGCCTTGCCAGGATTCCCCGGGTGAAAGAGAGGAGTGCAAAACAGAGAGCCCCTACGCCGATACTTGCCAGGGGTCCGGCAATGGCCATCAGAAATTCCGCCCTGGGGCTCGCAGGCTCATCATCCATCTCAGCCACTCCGCCGAAAATAAAGAGGGTGATTCCTTTCATGGGGAGGCCGAAACGACGGGCCACAAGGGAGTGGCAAAGCTCGTGGAAAATTATAGACCCGAAGAGTCCAATTGCCCCCAGAACCCCTAAAACCCAGTAGGTTGATGGTGAGAGAGTGCGGTCGTAGAGGGGAAAGACCCCCTGGGCCAGGGACCAGACGATAAGCAGGGCGATGATAATCCAGCTTGTATCGATACGGACTTCAAAACCGAGAAGTTTAAATAGAGTGAATCGGGTTCCAAACATGTGCCCTCCTTGAGCATAGAGAAAGGCATTCCGCCCTGAAGCCTGTTTACTATAATGATAGAAAGCAAAGGAGGTGCCACGGACGGGGGCAGGGGACGGACTATGTTTTTGCTTTTAAGGATTCTGTTCACAGATTCACCTTGTAGATAAAATTGTGATATATGGTCTTAATTCATGTGAAATCAAGGGTTTATGTTGTTGGATCGGTGATGACGGGGATAGAATAGCAATTTAAGACTCAAATTGATCGATAACAGTTTCGCTCCGGAGATAACTTAAGGACACTGCCTTTTTAGGCTGTAAGGCTAATCTCTTCTAGGAAGATGAAAGCATGAATTAAGTCTTAACTCAAGCAATTTCAAGGTGTTATGTCTCTCAATGGGCAGGGGACGGACTATGTTTTTGCTTTTAAGCATTAGGTGCCCGGGGTCACTGTGTCACCTCTGGGGTAACGAAAAGACTTAACCGCTTAAGTCACAGATTCACCCTTAACCACCAAAGAATACCCTAGTTGCAGGTGGACTATTTATTAGTTGATCACGTTTCATCAGGTGCCTTATCTCAGGAAAAATCAAAGATTTATCATAATGGATGAGTTGGGGACGGACTATGCTTTTTCTTTTAAGCACCTGGCGCCTGGGTCACTATGTCACCTCTGGGGTAAAAAAACTTAAGCGCTTTTTGCTATTTCACCCAAGGTGAATTTCCCCCCTCCCAACTGGCACATCCTTAGCTCTCTCTTAATAAAGAATCACACAAAAAGAGGTTCCCCATGAGAATCATATTCTGTTTGTTCCCGGAAATCGATTACGCCAAAAAGGCTATCGAAACCCTCCTTCAGGCAGGTCTGAAAGAAGAGGAGATGAACTGCATAGTGCAGGAGGCGATGGCAAAGGAATATCTGAAAATCCAGAGTAATGAACTCTCCTATCAGAAAGGAACCGAACAGGAAAAGCTAGGGGGACTTAAGAGGCTTTTCGGGGGTCAGCAGCCAATAAATGTCAGTGACACCGGAAGGATATATGTAGCAGGGGTAGTGGCCACTACGATGGTGGGTGCGGCAGTAGAGCAACCGGAAAAGGGTCTGGAGTCAGTTTTAAAGGAATTTGGCCTGCCTGCAGAGATTGCCCGAAAATATATTGATGGTCTCTCCGAGGGAGCTCTTCTTTTCTGGAGCAGAACCGATGAGAATAAATCCGGAGATGTTATCCTGATTATGGAGAGATTTCTCGCCTCAGATATCACAACTGTCTCTCCGGGACCTCCAACCAGGTAAAAGAAAGATGATAATTATGGATCAACAGGAGCTAGTCGAACTGGGAAATTTCAAAGACCTGCGTCAGGCGGACCTGGCTCAGGAAATTCTGGAATCCAACAACATAAACAGCTTTGTTGTCGGAAACAGCAGCGATCTTCTCGATATGCGTGATGTAAAGGAAATCCGCATAAAAGTAAACAAAAGTGAACTGGAAAAAGCCATTCTTATCCTTGACACCTTCTTTCCCGGCTCCTGGAGATAGTCAGTTGCAGGTTCCAGGCCATATCCGGTTGCTCTCAAGCAGCACCTGATTCATCATTATCTTCATAAGGCTCTTCTCCAGTTTCAGCACTACCGGCCTGAGAGAATCCTGATCTATGAGATTGCGCTTTTCTCCGGGGTCAATTGCCAGATTGTAAACTGCACGAAAATCACCCCTGAGCCTCTTGACCATCTTGAAGGGATAATCCACACTTACCAGGTAGATTCCATCATAGGGCTGTGTCAGCAGCACCGGTTCACGCTCTCCTGGATCAAGAATCGATTTTCCGGCAGAGTGATGTGCAGGGTTAAGATTGAGCAGATCAAAAAGAGTAGGCAAAAGATCTATCTGGGAATAGGCGCGGCCTGAGAGGCGCAGCGGTTTGAGACGTCCTCTCCAGAGAAGAAGAATCGGGGTCCGGAAATTTTCCTCCCAGGCGCCTTTTTCATTTTTCATCGTGTGCTCACCCGATGGGAATCCGTGATCACCGACAATCACAACTATTGAATTCCTGAGCCACTCTCTTCTGTCAAGCTGCACGAAAAACTCCCTTAAGCAGGAATCGGACAGAAACATGGAATTGCGGAAATTGAGCGCATAATCCTCAGGACCGGCATCAGGGTAGAGGTATTTCTGATTATCAGGCATGCTGTTGAACATCATGTGGTTTGACACATTAAGAGTAGTCACAAAAAATGGTATTCTCTTTTGTTTTGAATCGGTTTTCTCCCATTCCTCATCAAGCATCCTGAACACTTTCCGGTAGAAATAATCATCCTGAAGTCCCCACCCCCAGCGGTTTTTCCTCTCTTCACTGTCAAGAATGTCTTCTGTCATAGACCACACGTTGTGGTATCCCGCCTTTTTCATGAATTCACCGGTATTATCATAGTTAAGATCATGATAAGCCTTGATAAAATATGAGCGGTAGCCATACTCGGACAGAATCGCAGGCAGACACCTGATGTTAAGGTCAGTCATCGATGTGAACTCTTTTTTACGGAATCCGGGAAGATTTCCAGTAAGAAGGGCAAAAAATCCACGTGCTGTCTGCACTGAATTCCCGTAAAAATGCTCTGCGTAAACCCCTTGAGGTATTAAACTGTTGAAAAAAGGGGTAATCTCGTCTCCTCTCCCGGTTCTCTTCTCTATCAAACTGCCATTACATGATTCGAGACAGACAAGAAAAATATGAGGCAGATTTTTGCATGTATTGTCTGCGATTGAAGCGGAATCCGGCATGTGTACGTAAGGGAAGGGTTTATCGAGAAGGCTTTCGGCCTGTTTGATTGCTCTCTGTTGAATCGAGTAATCTTTGTAAGAATGATACAGGGTGTAAAACTGATCCATGTTCCGGAAAGGAGCGTTTATCAGCAGAGTATAGAGTACAAGAGAGATCATACCTCTTAACAGGGGATATTTTGGCCTGAACCTGCGCCTTTTTTTTCTTTGATGTATTCTCATCAATACAAAAAGCGAGGAATAGAAGAGGAAAAGCATGTAAGAGGAGAGATTCAACCGTTCGAAAAGAAGTATCCAGGATTGTTTATAAGAGAGAAGATCGGCATTAAGATGCAGCAGTGAATAATCAAAAGGAGCATCCTCTGTTACAAAGAAGAGTGTGAGGAGAAAGTAGATAAGGCAGAGAATAGCAGTCAAAGCCTTTCCAGCACTAGAGATAGAATACAGAAGATTTTTTACTGCCTGTATCAGCAGGAGTGGAAGGAGGAGGGAAAGAAGCAGGCCAGAGGGAAAAAGATCAGGTTCAGTATTTTTAAGCAGGACAGATTTTACAATCAGGATTACCTGCATGGAGATCAGCACCCAGGTGGAGGGGTAAAGCACAAGCCCCGCAATGGTGACAGGATTTGTCAGAAGGTGTATCAGTGAGGAGAAGACTATTCCAGGAAAACTCCTTTTCTGTGAAAATGAGGCGGGAAACCT
This genomic interval from Fibrobacter sp. contains the following:
- the argC gene encoding N-acetyl-gamma-glutamyl-phosphate reductase is translated as MATVFIDGQEGTTGLRILERLRPRKDIELLEIPSEKRKDIATKTEFLNNADAVIFCLPDQAARESSSLITNPKTKVIDASTAFRTAPDWVYGMPELSREQREVLRTAKRISNPGCHATGFVISMVPLRAAGIVGEDYPAVCYSLTGYSGGGKKMIARYQDPQNAEEIRPPMHYALTLRHKHIPEMQKYTALQDPPLFLPVVGSFYNGMVVSIPLNTKLLKKNVSVEDVHGVLSSYFDSEPFIRVLPLDQEQILDNGFLSPVKCNETNMLDLFVFGSDMHIVVMARFDNLGKGASGAAVQNMNIALGLEETAGLLS
- a CDS encoding CBS domain-containing protein, with the translated sequence MFGTRFTLFKLLGFEVRIDTSWIIIALLIVWSLAQGVFPLYDRTLSPSTYWVLGVLGAIGLFGSIIFHELCHSLVARRFGLPMKGITLFIFGGVAEMDDEPASPRAEFLMAIAGPLASIGVGALCFALLSFTRGILARPPSLVLSYLGTINLILAGFNLLPAFPLDGGRVFRSVLWRWKGNLRWATKVASGVGSAFGLFLIFLGVFSVLGGGLIGGIWWALIGLFLRSASKMSYQNVLVRDALEGESVRRFMKEEPVTVAADTTVDHLVEDFIYKYHYKMFPVVKDSKPLSCVNINDVRNIPREEWNHHTVDELAKPCSTDNTISIDEDALKALSLMNRTGSSRLMVVDHGGRLVGMVAMRDLMRFLALKLDLEEESVSKDNRNE
- a CDS encoding sulfatase-like hydrolase/transferase is translated as MANRFPASFSQKRSFPGIVFSSLIHLLTNPVTIAGLVLYPSTWVLISMQVILIVKSVLLKNTEPDLFPSGLLLSLLLPLLLIQAVKNLLYSISSAGKALTAILCLIYFLLTLFFVTEDAPFDYSLLHLNADLLSYKQSWILLFERLNLSSYMLFLFYSSLFVLMRIHQRKKRRRFRPKYPLLRGMISLVLYTLLINAPFRNMDQFYTLYHSYKDYSIQQRAIKQAESLLDKPFPYVHMPDSASIADNTCKNLPHIFLVCLESCNGSLIEKRTGRGDEITPFFNSLIPQGVYAEHFYGNSVQTARGFFALLTGNLPGFRKKEFTSMTDLNIRCLPAILSEYGYRSYFIKAYHDLNYDNTGEFMKKAGYHNVWSMTEDILDSEERKNRWGWGLQDDYFYRKVFRMLDEEWEKTDSKQKRIPFFVTTLNVSNHMMFNSMPDNQKYLYPDAGPEDYALNFRNSMFLSDSCLREFFVQLDRREWLRNSIVVIVGDHGFPSGEHTMKNEKGAWEENFRTPILLLWRGRLKPLRLSGRAYSQIDLLPTLFDLLNLNPAHHSAGKSILDPGEREPVLLTQPYDGIYLVSVDYPFKMVKRLRGDFRAVYNLAIDPGEKRNLIDQDSLRPVVLKLEKSLMKIMMNQVLLESNRIWPGTCN